The following DNA comes from Schistocerca piceifrons isolate TAMUIC-IGC-003096 chromosome 3, iqSchPice1.1, whole genome shotgun sequence.
CTGTAATTACTTCAATCTTGATCTCCAACAGTAGTTGATAATTTGAACAGCCAGACTTGGGTGACAAACCTCTGGAGTGCATTGTTCCTGGTGCCATTATAATTGCCACCTCAAGCAGTGGGGAGAAAGTAGACTAAACACAATTTCGACCATTCCTGAACACATCAAACCCAATACTTCCGAAAGGCCCTGTAATAAACACTACACTAGGTATATGTTAAGAAATTTGCTGAAGATGGGAAGAAACAGGTAAATATTTGTGTCAGGTATATAAATTCATGTAAAATAATCATTTCTTACCACTCCATTCTGCTTTAAACCTAAATTCATTCAAATATAACTGGGCACATTTATAGAATTAAACTAGACACATATGCCCAAAATACACTCACAGGTCACATCAACCTCCTGGAGAGGCACAACCACATCCAATACATGTTAATCGAACTCAAATTAAACCAATAGATTTTTTTATGGCCTGTCATTCTTCCATCAACTTACCATGGACTTACCATGTCTACAGTCTTGCCCCCTCTCAAAATCAACATGAGTTTCAGTACCAAAGATGTGGCACACTCGTACAATCCAAATTGCATCAACTGCTCAGGGAACATTACAGAACCACAAACAAGCTCAGCTTTGCATTCTGAAAGCTGTATTATCATCACAACTGATAAAGGTTTGTCTGCCACACACATTTTCAGCTACTACACAAGGAAAGAAGAGACATGTCATCTAATCACTATTAAAATTTTAAAAGTGCCATATAAAAATGATACTGACCATCATAAGCTATGCATCCATCTTCATAAATGATGTCAGTAGCATGGAATTGGACTGCAATTCGGTCCACCATAGCCTGAATGCACTCTGTTGGACCATCCACCATCAGCTGCTTCATCATGTTCACTGCTTCAGTACAGCAACGGGTAATCTTCTTAAGCAGAGTTGGAAAGTTGTCTTCTTGCCAAATTcttgtgaagatgatgatgatagagCTTCATAATATATCGCAACTGCTAGTATTAAAATAACCAGCAACCGATGCTAAGTTCTCTTCAAAAATTTGCGCACGCAAAACTTTTTCGTTTGACGTTCAGGCTGGGTGAAACCACCCTCCGCGGTGTTCAATAAGATCGCATTCCGTTTATtacggaaaaaaaaataaaataaaattgatatcTATTCTGCACAGCAGTAAAAACAAGCAGTATCCACTTAGTCGCAGGTCCCACAAATACCACTCACCTGTGTGCTGAAATCCAACTTCATGTTAAGGTAATAATGTACAAAGGCTTCTGCTGCACTTTCCAGAAAACATTCAGCACTCACCTAATTCCTCAAAGGCATGTTGGTAATTCTAGGGATGTCATCAGTGTTGAAAATTTATAATGATGCTGTCCTAAAGGTGAGAATACATTTTCAAACAATGCACTATAACAAGTACGGAAGGCTTTCTTTCAAAACTGAAATAAGTTTCAGAGCTGCTTCAGGCAAAATACACTGTGTGTAGCTGTGTTAATCCAGTGTTTTCTTATCCGCAAATGGTGGAAATTTTTTACCAACAACCTTGAAAGCTTCCAGCAAATGTCTTGCCTGCAAATCTTACATTCATACAACTAAAGAATACTAATAACATGTATTTCAGATCAGCACCCTCAGAACAATCCTATCAAACTTTTCCATGTAAGACAGCAACTTTAGATGAATATGCGACTAACAGtaatttaagaaaaattaaaatttacttacTCTCTGAAACTTTGTTCTGCAATCAAGGCCTCCTATCAGGATTTGTGGTCATCTTCACTTCATGGGATGTGCAAGCACACTGCTTTTGGCATCGTCAGATCTTGATGACTTCTATCCACACTGTTGATCTTGAAGTCTTCCATGCTGCAGCATATCTTGATGTCTTCTCCATCAAATGATGGTCATGTGACATCTTGTAGGCTTGTAAGATTTTCGTAATAAGCACCGCTTGACTGATTCTTCTAGTGTAAAGACGATGCGCACATAAAGCAAGTTTCCGAAATTTCATAATCGCAAAAAAGTTGACACGATGTTCCGAACGAACTGGGAAGTTTTGAAGTTCTGTAGCACTTTGAATGAAACTCAATGCTCGAGGTGAAAACGCTGTTTAGGAACAGTATACAGACATCTATATACACAAATAGGGACTTTATATGGTGTCATCAGCCACTTCCACACAAAGTATGGGCATATGCAACTACGGGTACCATTTGCTGAATTCCAACTTTTTTTGTCTTAATTCTATAAAAtgcttataaaataataaaaatcatattgGAAGAGAGCACTGTTTAATGCCTCTCATTGTAAGGCAATGCATGTATATGATTTAATAATTTACTCCAGACCTGGGCTACCTGTTCTTGCCTTATTCTCAAACAAAACCTTAGCACTTAATCTTTAAAGCTACCCTGTTGTTAATAATAATACATGCACAGAATGATTAACAGTACATATAATCCTAACAATGCGACATTCTTCATGAGTAAGTTGTAACATGATTGACAATTTTAGACACTTACTCAAGAAGCATGGCAACAAAAGAAAATTAAGAGGACATGCCAGCTCCTGAATGCCAATTATTAAGTACCAAGCACAGCAGTAGACCCAAGCAGCAGAACACTAAAATCCTATATAAAGAAACTTCACAGTTGATTCCTTTCACTAAAACAATGTCTACCCTTAATTTATTAAGTTGGGAATTTTAAGTTTAAGTATGCTGTATCACTATCCCTTAAATTTACACTTTGCTCCCACAGATTTCATGTTTTAAGCATGTCACTAAATTTTTATAAATGCCATTAGTTCAGAAGCAGATACTACCCAACACCTAGACAGAGAGAACACTAataacataatgaaaactttatacTTTAAGTACTGCACCTCCAAAGAACCTAACACGTGCCTACTGTCCACTCATAACTTAAGAACCTCAATAGCCCATTTAAACCTATGTATGAAGTGATTATAGACACTTATGTAGCCAATATCTTCAGTTGTCAGATCCTTCCAGACAACTAATTCGCTGGTACACTTTCTTGACAGTACATAATTTATTTGCTGGCACATCCTCCCAATTCAATGAACGCATATTTCTCCGCAAAGTAACAAGTCGGCCAGAATAGACAAATTCCGATCGGTGTAGTACAAAATAGCTACACTTTACATCACAATGTTCCGACTTTGCGTAGAAATATGCTAATAATTAGTAAAACTTTTCTCTTACCTTGAGAATCCCTATGAGCACCAACCGCTTCCTGCGCAGCCATGAAGACTTCATCCGTCGATCTGTCAGTTGCAGTTACATGCCACGGTGCAAAGCCTGCAGACACACACCCATCATTTCATATCTTTGCGTATGCTGTTAATGACTGACAATGCCGAAAAATTTTACTGACTGCTAGGAAAAAATGAGCTAAATCTACCAAGCATTAACTCAAGCTAAACGTTCGAAATCTGAAGATCAAGATATACACATAATATACTGTCGACACTAACCTGTTCCTTGACTGCTGGAACCCTCCCCACCATGCGAAGGACCCGCTCTAGGCTGATCCATATCGTCCATGTCATCATCTAAAGTCAAGTCCTCCACACTGTCATCGTTCACTTCCTCCAGGTACTCTGACTTTGGTTCTAATAGAGGTTCAGTCTGTGGCTCTACTTTATGCACAACAGGTTCAGGTTCAATTGGCATTGTCTGTGGGGAGGCTACAGCACCTTGCACTGAGGCCAAAGGTTTGCTCATAATCTCAGAGTCACTGTTTTTCTCCTCAGTTGTATGACTTAACTGGGTATCTAACGACGGTTTGGGTATTGGCGTCGACGTAACCGGCGTTATGGTGGCGGGTATACTTGGCGCAGGAGGTACCTGCGATTGGGGTGGAAGTTCACACGAGCTACTTGTTTCGTGATTGTCAGTTGATGGTAATACACCAGGTGCCCCTAAACTGTTCTCATCACAACTTGATCGGCGTCTATGCTTCTTCCGTTTACGTGAGACGGGCGAAATGCTGCCCTCCCTCGTCGTGGCCATCTTCTGCAACGGCATCGGCGGCGGGGCATCCTCGGGTAAATCAATAACTTGCGGAACTTGAGATGGCTGCGCCGTTCGTCGATGCTCGATAGTGAGGCCCGACGACGAATGCTGTAGAATAGGTGGCGTTCTTGCTGGTGTGGGAGGAGGTGGAACCGATTCTTTTCTCCTCTTAGGTTCCACTTCCCTCTCTGTACCTCCGCCACCGCTATCCGATAAACCCTTTATCTGCAGAGATTCGGCGGCTTTCAATAAAGCTCCTAATTGATCTTGAGAAATATTCACTTCACCCCGATACATATAATCCATCATAGCTTTCAATTCTTGGAATTTCACATCTTTAAGAATAACGATCGGGTGTTTCTCATAATGCTGACTCAGCAGGAGCTGTAATGGAGGAAAAACAAGAGTTAGAAACACATATCCGAATTTGTTAAATTAGTTAGTAAATTGTATACTAATATATTAGCACCACACTTACCTCAAAGTAAGGACTACACGCGGAAAGAACTACTTTATGCGCTTTCAAGTATTGGCCTTCAGCTGCCAAAGTGCAGTCAACCAAAGTTCCACTCTCCAGTAAAGTATCAAAAACAGCAACCAAAGTGCTTTGATGATTATTCCACCTCAAACAAAACTGCTGTTCTGATCCCATATCGATTCAGTTCCTGGAAAAGAATTTAAAGATGACTGAAATTTGATTAACTACGCATCTTGCCGCACTGCATTGACTGACCCTACACTAGGGTGGGGGCGACGCCACTGCACAATGGCCGCTTCACTGCACGAACTAGACAAGATGGCTGGTTCAATACCATTCAATACAAAAAGACCAAGTTTTAGAACACGTACACTAAATTATACCAGTTTGTCAAtcgacaaacataaaaaaattaaatgataaaCATTGTACATAAACTAGTTACAAACTTAGTATACAGTTCCTCCGTAGTCAGTACAAAGGGTGGTGAGATCACATCAAATTAAATTAGACCGTATATTTATCCACATGCGATAAACAGATaaaaatgttctgtaactgtatcaTTACCTCTTCTGTCGCTACTTTTTAAAAAATACGGAACTTTGcacaaaaataacaaaatactTCAGCAGCTATCCGATCACCCTGCCGGCACCGCGAACAGCATAAAACCTTCTACCTGCTAACGTCTGTAGCGACTGCTGCACACTGCTGATGACGGGAAAAGGTGGAAGCGTCCAGAACGGAAATCTGCGCAGATACGAAACTACGCACTCTGCGCATCTTTGTGTATGCGGCGTTGGCGGTTATCGGCTATCATTCCGTAACAGTTTTCGTTCCCCCTACGTCCACCTTTTACATGAACCGGGAGGAGAAAAGGGTGCAAGGAGAACGGTGAAAAGTCCAAAGAGAGATCTGAGAGGAAGAAGTGGGTTCACAACAAAATAGCTTAAAAATTGTCTACTTTGTTTTCTGCCTTACTGTTGGCtgcagaaatttaactattacTTCATTCGATCATATTTAGCAGGTAAGGACACAAAATAGTGgtattatgaagtatgaaatatgtTTACTGTTTTAATCATCGCCGAAGCGTTGCGATTTTAGGAAAGTGCGTTAGTCAAGTTAGTTCGTATTTTATTGCCTTTAGTGCTTAAGATAAACAACCAAAATTGAAATTCTGTAGCAAATTTCAGGTAATTAGACCTGTTATTTGAAGTCTTGGAAAAAATTGACAAATTTGCGCCATAGTGCGGTGCAGTACAGCTGTGAGCTACCGAGAGCACTGATAAAAAGTTTTGACCACTGCATAGTTTTTCCTGTCTGTTATCCGCTGTCCGCTTTTTGGCATGCTTCCCTTCCACTGTTTATTTGAGAATGCGCATACTTTCCAGAGGACAGTGGATGGTGTAGGTGGCATACGTAGATCGATTCGAGGCGCGCATTTTCTTGAAGTTGAGCTGTGCAGTGCTAGTTGCGATATGCCCAAGCCGCACGCCCATGTATTGTAGATAAGGACTGCGGCTGTTTCTTATTGGCTTGACGTGAAACTGTGGCAACATGATAAACTACTGGATTCTATTTTTCCAATATAAAACCAGCGCAAGGAATATTTATTTTCGAAAGAATTTTATTGAATCCACACACCTGTACAGGGGGTGTACATAATGTTTCTTCCTTTCCTTCAATTCCCTACTCCATATCaccagatttgatttgattttacttGTGGTACTCAAGGGACAtacaaaagaatataataattcaccGTTCGTGTAAGAAAACTGACATAAACTCCGACGTTGCATACTCGTAccatatattaaaataaaatacatttcccaGAATTATTTATCAAGAAACTTACTTAAACACGCTAAGCTTTCGAGCTAATAATGTTTGTTCCATTATTACATTCGACATTCAACACTTGCAATGAAGGAGGTCTGGAAAATCAGCAATTATTATAACTCATTTCGGGTCAAAGGAAACTACATGGAGGGAGATGCTTAATTTACTCATTTATGGGCAGCAAGTTAACATTTTGTGAATAACACAATATACTGTTCCCATTATTTTGTACACATTTCACAAACATGTTGTAATCCAGTTAAAGCGTGATTAAATTGCCATAGGATGTGTACACAAAGTCAATAATTTCCTCGGCGTTTTTGATAAATATGACATCGAATCGAGGTAAACATTCAGCAAAGGGAATTAAGATTGGACGGCCCAACGGTGTCTGTGACACTTTAAAATTGAGATTTCTCCCCGTCTGACTACTTCTACTGTCAATAAAAGTCCATAACGCCATTTGCCATCATAATAAACTTCTTTCCGTGGTGCAAATTATGGCCGTCTTTAAAACAGCCAGTGCTGCGAGAACAACTTTTTCAGACTACAATCAATCTTCTTTGACTATACCAATCATCCAGCTTCTCAAAACAATATCCGACCACGACATATCAGTTATGGCCCGTTTAATAAGAATCACATTTTATTGATTGCAAgccaaaattattaaaatttagcTGTGTTGGTTTTTGTTCCccgtgaaaaatatttttatttttttatttgcaaaaagaaaattgttttagATTTCAGTTCTTGTTTAGCGAAGCGAAATGTACGCGATATTTATTGCAAAAACCGAGACACGTATCTTAGAACGGGTACGGTAATAACATTTCTTTGTTATGCTCATTTAAATTGTTAATTATTTTCATATGATGTCTTTTTACCATATCGTTAGACACCTGCCTCTTTCAGGTCAATTCTTTAAGCGTGAATGTGGCACTACCATAAATTTTAAAGGACAGAGCAGTCCAACTAGTTTAAATTACAGGGACAATGAATATCTGAAACGTGCTTTGAATCGCTAAACCACTTTGCTTACGATTTTGTGATGCAAGGGTTCTAACAAATTAAGACGCTCACGATGCGTTAACTGTAACAACTCGGGTTTTGTATTTCCCGTTCAGCCCTACCCAGGCCTGCCCAGTTCATACATACACAACCTGGAACTTTAAAAATAAGATGAAGTCTACTCATTTATTTAACTTTATGTAGCGAGTTGAGCTTAAATACAACCATAACTATTAATAGGTATATGTTCCCGTTACGCAACAAATAAATACTCTCAAGTCCGTTTGTTAAAGAAGTTGTGTTCAGTAAATAAAGCTGATTGTCACAATATGATTGTACCTAAATATGGTTATCCATTACACATGCCCAGGTGATCTTGAGCAGTATTTTCTGCATCACTCAATTTTTGATACATCACACGCTTTACTAGTAAACTGAATATATGACATAtttactgtgaggaaatgatagagAACATTAGTAAAGGTCGTAGTAAAACACCAATTTACAGATACAAAATGTATAATAGCATGAATTTTGATTTGCAAATTATGTGCGTGAATTGCAGTTGCTAAACAATACACGAAGTATCTATAAATATTGCTTTTAGTAAGAACTtttattttgatgttttatgatgtgatTAATGTAGCTATTGTATGAAACACAGTTCTTGTATATTCAAGGAGATATGATAGTAATTTTCTCATGTGTTATCAACTGGCACATTTATCTTGTCACAGTTCCCTAGTGCTGCAAAGAAGAAAGTAAATCCCAGTGTGAAGATTGGGCAAGCTCATTATTTTAACGTAATTGTGGTTTATATGGCTTAATGTATTCAAATTACATATAGGGCAGCATTTTTCTGTTGCCTAAATGTATGTATTTAGATGGTGCCCTAATTTCTTCAGAAGCTAAATCCACACGTAAGCAACAAATGGAAGTTTACATAATATGTACGACTCACTGTTGACCTGTTTGTTGTCTGGCTTAGCACAGTTAATTAAATGTTCCATGGGTCATTTTGCGTGATAGATCATAATgaagtggaacgtgtcattttacattcacatcagatAATTTGTACATTCAGTTACATTCTGAACTTCAAGCTTTACCTCTtttcacaaaaagaaaatagaaaagatATAGAGGTGTGAGTTTGTAATCCCTAC
Coding sequences within:
- the LOC124788276 gene encoding longitudinals lacking protein, isoforms H/M/V-like isoform X1, whose product is MGSEQQFCLRWNNHQSTLVAVFDTLLESGTLVDCTLAAEGQYLKAHKVVLSACSPYFELLLSQHYEKHPIVILKDVKFQELKAMMDYMYRGEVNISQDQLGALLKAAESLQIKGLSDSGGGGTEREVEPKRRKESVPPPPTPARTPPILQHSSSGLTIEHRRTAQPSQVPQVIDLPEDAPPPMPLQKMATTREGSISPVSRKRKKHRRRSSCDENSLGAPGVLPSTDNHETSSSCELPPQSQVPPAPSIPATITPVTSTPIPKPSLDTQLSHTTEEKNSDSEIMSKPLASVQGAVASPQTMPIEPEPVVHKVEPQTEPLLEPKSEYLEEVNDDSVEDLTLDDDMDDMDQPRAGPSHGGEGSSSQGTGFAPWHVTATDRSTDEVFMAAQEAVGAHRDSQGYNILQNTLEESGKTPVPPSPVLVLCKGEPYFSAEHFINGENKMYSSIHDERELLVRNVCSTQYLDWNTDLGSDSQQVHSFHLVETSLHSEPDSNFHNVSKQLYNYTACKSGDQITSKKVSLLRKSTTSKNSSRRSSKQHSQGRQNVQGNSHCQKKKKRVCNTQPNDASHTQHKKKSATVFHKFDYVHSTCTSLNAKVPCIQCQQYFCNNNQLMKHLLSCKQSTQQGKKHKKL
- the LOC124788276 gene encoding longitudinals lacking protein-like isoform X2, encoding MGSEQQFCLRWNNHQSTLVAVFDTLLESGTLVDCTLAAEGQYLKAHKVVLSACSPYFELLLSQHYEKHPIVILKDVKFQELKAMMDYMYRGEVNISQDQLGALLKAAESLQIKGLSDSGGGGTEREVEPKRRKESVPPPPTPARTPPILQHSSSGLTIEHRRTAQPSQVPQVIDLPEDAPPPMPLQKMATTREGSISPVSRKRKKHRRRSSCDENSLGAPGVLPSTDNHETSSSCELPPQSQVPPAPSIPATITPVTSTPIPKPSLDTQLSHTTEEKNSDSEIMSKPLASVQGAVASPQTMPIEPEPVVHKVEPQTEPLLEPKSEYLEEVNDDSVEDLTLDDDMDDMDQPRAGPSHGGEGSSSQGTGFAPWHVTATDRSTDEVFMAAQEAVGAHRDSQDDKDWQWSTYPPPTKQFHQHPHGREAELLSAKESSKWLQQDRSSHSFLRLSSESATKCLTENDFQNLETNLYSGMNSNFAKPTGNTAFQQSDDISNKEPVFSNTINSATNPQPANLQLFTFQDFPPSFPCPTCGNVYRYKSSLARHVRLECGKNPQFHCPYCPHETKHKSSLLSHIESRHRQEKM
- the LOC124788276 gene encoding longitudinals lacking protein-like isoform X9, translated to MGSEQQFCLRWNNHQSTLVAVFDTLLESGTLVDCTLAAEGQYLKAHKVVLSACSPYFELLLSQHYEKHPIVILKDVKFQELKAMMDYMYRGEVNISQDQLGALLKAAESLQIKGLSDSGGGGTEREVEPKRRKESVPPPPTPARTPPILQHSSSGLTIEHRRTAQPSQVPQVIDLPEDAPPPMPLQKMATTREGSISPVSRKRKKHRRRSSCDENSLGAPGVLPSTDNHETSSSCELPPQSQVPPAPSIPATITPVTSTPIPKPSLDTQLSHTTEEKNSDSEIMSKPLASVQGAVASPQTMPIEPEPVVHKVEPQTEPLLEPKSEYLEEVNDDSVEDLTLDDDMDDMDQPRAGPSHGGEGSSSQGTGFAPWHVTATDRSTDEVFMAAQEAVGAHRDSQDAANKWSSFALNTFCTEALRNFDSEATTSENPPRFTCPHCGRSYRYKSSLTSHLRVECGRGPQFQCPYCPQKTTQDSSLRRHIRKLHPGASLEIH
- the LOC124788276 gene encoding longitudinals lacking protein-like isoform X10; the encoded protein is MGSEQQFCLRWNNHQSTLVAVFDTLLESGTLVDCTLAAEGQYLKAHKVVLSACSPYFELLLSQHYEKHPIVILKDVKFQELKAMMDYMYRGEVNISQDQLGALLKAAESLQIKGLSDSGGGGTEREVEPKRRKESVPPPPTPARTPPILQHSSSGLTIEHRRTAQPSQVPQVIDLPEDAPPPMPLQKMATTREGSISPVSRKRKKHRRRSSCDENSLGAPGVLPSTDNHETSSSCELPPQSQVPPAPSIPATITPVTSTPIPKPSLDTQLSHTTEEKNSDSEIMSKPLASVQGAVASPQTMPIEPEPVVHKVEPQTEPLLEPKSEYLEEVNDDSVEDLTLDDDMDDMDQPRAGPSHGGEGSSSQGTGFAPWHVTATDRSTDEVFMAAQEAVGAHRDSQDSERLWSSYYEGWTCPPSPQKFGEIVSVVSINSEERKKFKCPNCLKGYCSRGTLLRHLKLECGKDPQFHCPNCSYQTKHKSNLQRHLAIHRID
- the LOC124788276 gene encoding longitudinals lacking protein, isoforms H/M/V-like isoform X7, with the protein product MGSEQQFCLRWNNHQSTLVAVFDTLLESGTLVDCTLAAEGQYLKAHKVVLSACSPYFELLLSQHYEKHPIVILKDVKFQELKAMMDYMYRGEVNISQDQLGALLKAAESLQIKGLSDSGGGGTEREVEPKRRKESVPPPPTPARTPPILQHSSSGLTIEHRRTAQPSQVPQVIDLPEDAPPPMPLQKMATTREGSISPVSRKRKKHRRRSSCDENSLGAPGVLPSTDNHETSSSCELPPQSQVPPAPSIPATITPVTSTPIPKPSLDTQLSHTTEEKNSDSEIMSKPLASVQGAVASPQTMPIEPEPVVHKVEPQTEPLLEPKSEYLEEVNDDSVEDLTLDDDMDDMDQPRAGPSHGGEGSSSQGTGFAPWHVTATDRSTDEVFMAAQEAVGAHRDSQEYRGTDGLNENMIQTSHSSQLLFPVNPKRWAYADRRFECSECGYFKQTVNNFHIVFLIDHMTMRQQLLRHHPTVIEENSEKNLTCDPTCFMPNEHELKDMSTSSETSLMVSWKLKEYV
- the LOC124788276 gene encoding longitudinals lacking protein-like isoform X12, which codes for MGSEQQFCLRWNNHQSTLVAVFDTLLESGTLVDCTLAAEGQYLKAHKVVLSACSPYFELLLSQHYEKHPIVILKDVKFQELKAMMDYMYRGEVNISQDQLGALLKAAESLQIKGLSDSGGGGTEREVEPKRRKESVPPPPTPARTPPILQHSSSGLTIEHRRTAQPSQVPQVIDLPEDAPPPMPLQKMATTREGSISPVSRKRKKHRRRSSCDENSLGAPGVLPSTDNHETSSSCELPPQSQVPPAPSIPATITPVTSTPIPKPSLDTQLSHTTEEKNSDSEIMSKPLASVQGAVASPQTMPIEPEPVVHKVEPQTEPLLEPKSEYLEEVNDDSVEDLTLDDDMDDMDQPRAGPSHGGEGSSSQGTGFAPWHVTATDRSTDEVFMAAQEAVGAHRDSQGYMRTDGIHVGQISVLQSSQLYHLTSKTWNSADASFECNECGKKYKRKSGLYSHVKNECGKEAKFQCPYCSYRSKRKGNFQRHIKYQHRDVL
- the LOC124788276 gene encoding longitudinals lacking protein, isoforms A/B/D/L-like isoform X11 — translated: MGSEQQFCLRWNNHQSTLVAVFDTLLESGTLVDCTLAAEGQYLKAHKVVLSACSPYFELLLSQHYEKHPIVILKDVKFQELKAMMDYMYRGEVNISQDQLGALLKAAESLQIKGLSDSGGGGTEREVEPKRRKESVPPPPTPARTPPILQHSSSGLTIEHRRTAQPSQVPQVIDLPEDAPPPMPLQKMATTREGSISPVSRKRKKHRRRSSCDENSLGAPGVLPSTDNHETSSSCELPPQSQVPPAPSIPATITPVTSTPIPKPSLDTQLSHTTEEKNSDSEIMSKPLASVQGAVASPQTMPIEPEPVVHKVEPQTEPLLEPKSEYLEEVNDDSVEDLTLDDDMDDMDQPRAGPSHGGEGSSSQGTGFAPWHVTATDRSTDEVFMAAQEAVGAHRDSQGYRGIQEMRINQMQTCHSSQQHFPLNQNAWNYTDGRFECNECGKVYQRKNSLYNHVKYECGKEARFKCPYCPQRSKLKGNLQKHIKHKHMGFM
- the LOC124788276 gene encoding longitudinals lacking protein, isoforms H/M/V-like isoform X13, with protein sequence MGSEQQFCLRWNNHQSTLVAVFDTLLESGTLVDCTLAAEGQYLKAHKVVLSACSPYFELLLSQHYEKHPIVILKDVKFQELKAMMDYMYRGEVNISQDQLGALLKAAESLQIKGLSDSGGGGTEREVEPKRRKESVPPPPTPARTPPILQHSSSGLTIEHRRTAQPSQVPQVIDLPEDAPPPMPLQKMATTREGSISPVSRKRKKHRRRSSCDENSLGAPGVLPSTDNHETSSSCELPPQSQVPPAPSIPATITPVTSTPIPKPSLDTQLSHTTEEKNSDSEIMSKPLASVQGAVASPQTMPIEPEPVVHKVEPQTEPLLEPKSEYLEEVNDDSVEDLTLDDDMDDMDQPRAGPSHGGEGSSSQGTGFAPWHVTATDRSTDEVFMAAQEAVGAHRDSQGKDTTAQRDEFNVEARNSSDVSSQRLKCRVRTTLKEQQLAVLWNSFSNNPRPNSQEKLRIAEMTGLSVKVVSIWFQNKRCLQKKKNTLSQVQ
- the LOC124788276 gene encoding longitudinals lacking protein, isoforms A/B/D/L-like isoform X8, translated to MGSEQQFCLRWNNHQSTLVAVFDTLLESGTLVDCTLAAEGQYLKAHKVVLSACSPYFELLLSQHYEKHPIVILKDVKFQELKAMMDYMYRGEVNISQDQLGALLKAAESLQIKGLSDSGGGGTEREVEPKRRKESVPPPPTPARTPPILQHSSSGLTIEHRRTAQPSQVPQVIDLPEDAPPPMPLQKMATTREGSISPVSRKRKKHRRRSSCDENSLGAPGVLPSTDNHETSSSCELPPQSQVPPAPSIPATITPVTSTPIPKPSLDTQLSHTTEEKNSDSEIMSKPLASVQGAVASPQTMPIEPEPVVHKVEPQTEPLLEPKSEYLEEVNDDSVEDLTLDDDMDDMDQPRAGPSHGGEGSSSQGTGFAPWHVTATDRSTDEVFMAAQEAVGAHRDSQESASWSFLTNSESGDILQQLLQNSDNQSNHQEVFHCPSCRKMYKYKSNMTRHFRHECGKEPQFQCPYCPYRLTQKGNLLTHIKRKHSDTQANIQASPEFFDV
- the LOC124788276 gene encoding longitudinals lacking protein, isoforms N/O/W/X/Y-like isoform X3; translation: MGSEQQFCLRWNNHQSTLVAVFDTLLESGTLVDCTLAAEGQYLKAHKVVLSACSPYFELLLSQHYEKHPIVILKDVKFQELKAMMDYMYRGEVNISQDQLGALLKAAESLQIKGLSDSGGGGTEREVEPKRRKESVPPPPTPARTPPILQHSSSGLTIEHRRTAQPSQVPQVIDLPEDAPPPMPLQKMATTREGSISPVSRKRKKHRRRSSCDENSLGAPGVLPSTDNHETSSSCELPPQSQVPPAPSIPATITPVTSTPIPKPSLDTQLSHTTEEKNSDSEIMSKPLASVQGAVASPQTMPIEPEPVVHKVEPQTEPLLEPKSEYLEEVNDDSVEDLTLDDDMDDMDQPRAGPSHGGEGSSSQGTGFAPWHVTATDRSTDEVFMAAQEAVGAHRDSQAKESSKWLQQDRSSHSFLRLSSESATKCLTENDFQNLETNLYSGMNSNFAKPTGNTAFQQSDDISNKEPVFSNTINSATNPQPANLQLFTFQDFPPSFPCPTCGNVYRYKSSLARHVRLECGKNPQFHCPYCPHETKHKSSLLSHIESRHRQEKM
- the LOC124788276 gene encoding longitudinals lacking protein-like isoform X6; the protein is MGSEQQFCLRWNNHQSTLVAVFDTLLESGTLVDCTLAAEGQYLKAHKVVLSACSPYFELLLSQHYEKHPIVILKDVKFQELKAMMDYMYRGEVNISQDQLGALLKAAESLQIKGLSDSGGGGTEREVEPKRRKESVPPPPTPARTPPILQHSSSGLTIEHRRTAQPSQVPQVIDLPEDAPPPMPLQKMATTREGSISPVSRKRKKHRRRSSCDENSLGAPGVLPSTDNHETSSSCELPPQSQVPPAPSIPATITPVTSTPIPKPSLDTQLSHTTEEKNSDSEIMSKPLASVQGAVASPQTMPIEPEPVVHKVEPQTEPLLEPKSEYLEEVNDDSVEDLTLDDDMDDMDQPRAGPSHGGEGSSSQGTGFAPWHVTATDRSTDEVFMAAQEAVGAHRDSQDDKDWQWSTYPPPTKQFHQHPHGREAELLSDSERLWSSYYEGWTCPPSPQKFGEIVSVVSINSEERKKFKCPNCLKGYCSRGTLLRHLKLECGKDPQFHCPNCSYQTKHKSNLQRHLAIHRID